A window from Hoeflea sp. IMCC20628 encodes these proteins:
- a CDS encoding ABC transporter permease: MISQRLSNAIVDVALVGTVVLLLLFFYAPIMTLVAFSFTSSRVLTFPIEGFSLEWYGELIRKPDFFPAVINSATVAAISTVFASVLGTAGAIAWIRYRFRFQNLFRAVTFAPLLFPQLLLGVVMLLWFSVLGNWLGFSNGLVTVIIGHIVYITPFALVIVAVQVYGFDEALEDAARDAGASGWEVFREVTFPLLWPGIFSAAIFAFLLSWGNFYVSYSLAGTVRTLPVFVYSGIAVGSSPIYPALATLNFIPALLLVGLAEFMRRRALKRQSITHTPS, encoded by the coding sequence ATGATATCGCAACGCTTGAGCAATGCCATTGTAGATGTAGCGCTCGTCGGCACCGTTGTCCTGCTACTGCTGTTCTTCTACGCCCCGATCATGACTTTGGTGGCCTTTTCGTTCACATCGAGCCGTGTCCTGACCTTCCCGATCGAGGGCTTTTCGCTGGAATGGTATGGCGAATTGATCCGCAAGCCGGATTTCTTCCCCGCCGTCATCAACTCGGCCACAGTTGCTGCCATTTCGACGGTCTTTGCATCCGTGCTTGGCACCGCCGGGGCAATCGCCTGGATCCGCTACCGGTTCCGTTTTCAGAACCTGTTTCGCGCCGTGACCTTCGCCCCGCTGTTGTTTCCGCAGCTTTTGCTCGGTGTCGTCATGTTGTTGTGGTTTTCCGTTCTCGGCAACTGGCTCGGATTTTCCAATGGTCTCGTTACTGTCATCATCGGCCATATTGTCTACATCACACCTTTCGCGCTGGTGATTGTCGCCGTGCAAGTCTACGGCTTTGACGAAGCGCTGGAAGATGCTGCGCGTGATGCCGGCGCCAGCGGGTGGGAGGTTTTCCGCGAAGTGACATTTCCGCTGCTGTGGCCGGGAATATTTTCAGCGGCGATCTTCGCTTTCCTGCTGTCCTGGGGGAATTTCTACGTTTCCTATTCCCTTGCCGGTACGGTGCGCACGCTGCCAGTCTTTGTCTACAGCGGCATCGCCGTGGGTTCGTCTCCCATCTATCCGGCTCTGGCAACGCTGAATTTCATTCCGGCATTGCTGCTGGTCGGACTTGCCGAGTTCATGCGTCGCAGGGCGCTGAAGCGGCAAAGCATCACGCACACCCCCTCCTGA
- a CDS encoding helix-turn-helix transcriptional regulator: MHRKFAAWNGAIAEAIGAVGSDNFPHRIEAALASIIDFDILMVFAYLGSEKPVCLHHNMDPERAQTVVGAYVSGPYLLDPFFSAATDQGTKGVLRLRDMAPDRFQNSEYYRRHYGLTGIRDEVGIVCRPAGWTGVVISFTRPVDAPAFGRRDLASIRAAEPVIQTLAKRHWNQSASASTSAGEETEVSRDPIDETLNRMTDGILTPREIEISALVLRGHSSGSISRRLNIAEGTVKNHRKHIYQKLDVSSQSELFAMFILQLSGQ; this comes from the coding sequence TTGCACCGAAAATTTGCCGCGTGGAACGGAGCTATTGCAGAGGCGATCGGCGCGGTTGGATCAGATAATTTCCCACACCGAATCGAAGCGGCACTTGCGAGCATAATCGACTTCGACATCCTGATGGTGTTTGCGTATCTGGGGTCGGAAAAGCCAGTCTGCCTTCATCACAACATGGATCCGGAACGGGCTCAAACCGTGGTTGGCGCCTATGTGTCCGGTCCGTATCTTCTGGACCCGTTTTTCAGCGCAGCAACAGATCAAGGCACCAAGGGCGTGCTGCGGCTCCGCGATATGGCGCCCGACCGGTTCCAGAATTCTGAATATTACAGGCGGCATTATGGGCTAACAGGGATACGTGACGAAGTCGGCATTGTTTGCCGGCCCGCCGGTTGGACCGGCGTCGTCATCAGCTTCACCCGGCCGGTCGACGCCCCGGCGTTCGGCCGCCGTGACCTTGCCTCAATCAGGGCTGCAGAGCCGGTGATCCAGACGTTGGCAAAGCGGCACTGGAACCAGAGCGCTTCGGCCAGCACGTCCGCCGGTGAGGAGACCGAGGTGTCGCGTGATCCGATTGATGAAACGCTCAATCGGATGACCGATGGCATCCTGACACCACGCGAAATCGAGATCTCCGCCCTTGTCCTGCGTGGACACTCCAGTGGGTCGATTTCCCGACGTCTCAACATCGCCGAGGGGACCGTGAAAAACCACCGCAAGCACATCTACCAAAAGCTCGATGTTTCCAGTCAATCGGAATTGTTTGCAATGTTCATATTGCAACTTTCGGGACAGTGA
- a CDS encoding glutamate-5-semialdehyde dehydrogenase, with amino-acid sequence MSTDTEKMDVATLVADLGQRAKAASRELALANAEQRNLALTEAARALRARATEILQANAKDLDSIRDSGKDAAFIDRLTLTADRVAAMADAVDAIAGQDDPLGRILATFNRPNGLKIDRISVPIGVIAMIYESRPNVGSDAGALCVKSGNAVILRGGSESLHSSRVIVSCLAEGLKAAGLPEDAVQLVDTRDREAVKLLLHCIDCVDLVIPRGGRGLVSLVQKEAQVPTLLHLDGNNHSYVHESADLEKAVGIVANAKMRRTGICGATECVVIDRKIAAQLLPRLAEALGDCELRGDAEARAIMPEITSATDADWDTEYLSNIISVKIVGGLQEAIGFVQAHSSGHTDAIIAEDMAAVRAFMTAVDSAVVMHNASTQFSDGGEFGMGAEIGIATGKMHARGPVGAEQLTSFKYFVFGNGQQRP; translated from the coding sequence ATGAGCACAGATACAGAAAAAATGGACGTCGCAACTCTGGTGGCCGATCTTGGCCAGCGCGCCAAAGCCGCATCGCGCGAGCTCGCCTTGGCCAACGCCGAACAGCGCAACCTGGCGCTGACCGAGGCCGCCAGAGCGCTGCGCGCCCGCGCGACCGAGATCCTGCAAGCCAATGCGAAAGACCTCGACAGCATTCGGGATAGCGGAAAGGACGCGGCCTTCATCGACCGGCTGACGCTGACTGCCGACCGCGTTGCCGCAATGGCCGACGCTGTTGACGCGATTGCCGGCCAGGACGATCCGCTGGGCCGCATACTGGCGACGTTCAATCGGCCTAATGGCCTCAAGATTGACCGTATCAGCGTGCCTATCGGCGTCATCGCCATGATCTATGAATCCCGCCCGAATGTCGGGTCTGACGCAGGTGCGCTGTGCGTGAAGTCCGGCAATGCCGTCATTTTGCGTGGCGGCTCGGAAAGCCTGCACTCGTCGCGCGTCATCGTCTCCTGCCTGGCTGAGGGTCTGAAGGCCGCCGGCCTGCCCGAGGACGCCGTGCAACTGGTCGACACCCGCGACCGGGAAGCCGTGAAACTGCTGCTGCACTGCATCGACTGTGTCGATCTTGTCATCCCGCGCGGCGGACGCGGGCTGGTGTCACTTGTGCAGAAGGAAGCCCAGGTACCGACCCTGTTGCATCTGGACGGCAACAACCACAGCTATGTTCACGAGAGCGCCGATCTCGAAAAAGCCGTTGGCATTGTGGCCAATGCCAAGATGCGCAGAACCGGGATCTGCGGCGCCACCGAATGCGTGGTGATCGACCGCAAGATCGCAGCCCAGCTGCTACCACGTCTGGCAGAGGCGCTTGGCGATTGCGAATTGCGCGGCGATGCAGAGGCACGGGCAATCATGCCGGAAATCACCTCTGCAACCGATGCGGATTGGGACACCGAATATCTCAGCAACATCATCTCGGTGAAGATCGTCGGCGGCTTGCAGGAGGCAATCGGCTTCGTGCAGGCGCATTCCTCGGGGCATACCGACGCGATCATCGCAGAAGACATGGCAGCGGTGAGAGCCTTCATGACGGCGGTGGATTCCGCCGTGGTGATGCACAATGCCTCGACCCAGTTTTCAGATGGCGGCGAGTTCGGCATGGGCGCGGAAATCGGCATCGCAACCGGCAAGATGCATGCGCGCGGGCCTGTCGGAGCAGAGCAACTGACCAGTTTCAAATATTTCGTCTTCGGCAACGGGCAGCAGCGTCCCTGA
- a CDS encoding ABC transporter ATP-binding protein, whose protein sequence is MATPIIDATLIIKDYGNVRALHGVSLEVAAGEFVALVGPSGCGKTTLLKILAGFEDATDGRLEIQGKDMDGVPAASRPTRMVFQKLALFPHKTVAQNIGFPLKLQKVEKAELDRRIARMLELMHLKPEYLDRYPAQLSGGEQQRVALARALISQPGVLLLDEPMSALDAKLKKSLQAELKKLHRELGTSFVLVTHDLEEAMMLADRICVMRAGRVVQIGTPSDIYYRPANMFVAGFIGETNFLPVDVSHSAGGAVTVRSSLVKGDNVTMATGNVSEFLGDGNTALLVRPETVGFVTSEPMPDEWTLDGVVEEYFIKGASTQYRVRVDGLEAPVIMDLQGSIDLPAKVGEKVRVGFEPSRAFLLSE, encoded by the coding sequence TTGGCAACTCCGATTATTGATGCAACCTTGATCATCAAGGATTATGGCAACGTCCGCGCGCTGCACGGCGTTTCTCTTGAAGTGGCGGCCGGTGAATTCGTCGCCCTTGTCGGGCCTTCCGGTTGCGGCAAGACTACATTGCTGAAGATCCTGGCCGGTTTCGAGGACGCGACGGACGGGCGGCTCGAAATTCAGGGCAAGGACATGGACGGGGTCCCGGCAGCAAGCCGTCCGACCCGCATGGTGTTCCAGAAACTTGCACTGTTTCCGCACAAGACCGTTGCCCAGAATATCGGCTTCCCCCTGAAATTGCAGAAAGTCGAAAAGGCAGAACTTGACCGGCGTATCGCGCGCATGCTCGAGCTGATGCATCTCAAGCCCGAATATCTCGATCGCTACCCGGCGCAACTCTCCGGCGGTGAACAGCAGCGCGTTGCGCTGGCCCGGGCCCTGATCTCGCAGCCGGGCGTTTTATTGCTGGACGAGCCAATGAGCGCGCTCGATGCCAAACTGAAGAAATCGCTACAGGCAGAGCTCAAGAAACTGCACCGCGAACTTGGAACCAGCTTCGTGCTGGTGACCCATGATCTCGAAGAGGCGATGATGCTGGCCGACCGGATTTGCGTGATGCGCGCTGGCCGTGTCGTGCAGATCGGAACGCCGTCGGATATTTATTACCGCCCGGCCAACATGTTTGTCGCAGGTTTCATCGGCGAGACGAATTTTCTGCCGGTCGATGTCAGCCACTCGGCAGGCGGTGCCGTGACGGTAAGGTCGTCACTGGTGAAGGGCGACAACGTCACCATGGCTACCGGCAATGTTTCGGAGTTCCTCGGCGACGGCAACACCGCGCTGCTGGTCAGGCCGGAAACCGTCGGCTTTGTCACGAGCGAGCCGATGCCTGACGAATGGACGCTTGACGGTGTGGTTGAAGAATACTTCATCAAGGGGGCTTCCACCCAATACCGCGTTCGTGTCGACGGATTGGAAGCGCCCGTCATCATGGACCTTCAGGGATCCATCGATCTGCCGGCGAAAGTCGGCGAGAAGGTCCGTGTCGGCTTCGAACCGTCGCGCGCCTTCCTGCTGTCGGAGTAG
- a CDS encoding iron-containing alcohol dehydrogenase — MSFDTKAVSSNWSFPTSVRFGSGRISELAAVVRELGSHRPLVVTDNGLKDLYPVQRTLEALRSGGVDAKLFHGVKPNPTGSNVTDGVEAFRAGGHDLIVAIGGGSALDAAKAIALMAGQTIEMWDLEDIGENWKRANTSHLVLVIAIPTTAGTGSELGRSSVITHEAEMRKVIVFHPRMMPDVVIMDPELTTGLPAPITAATGMDALSHALEAYCAPSFHPMAEGVALNTMRIIKTWLPVATLEGGNLEARSQMLVASGMGCVALQKGLGAIHALAHPLGALHDAPHGLLNAVLMPYVLEFNAPAITQKLELLGRFLDLPNPTAAGVIEWILDLRETLSIPSTLAGIGLVDIDIDKVARMGVVDPCAGGNPVPLDEAGLRSILTAAQNSRSHP; from the coding sequence ATGTCCTTTGATACCAAAGCTGTATCCAGCAATTGGAGCTTTCCAACCTCCGTACGTTTCGGCAGTGGCCGAATTTCGGAACTTGCTGCCGTGGTGCGCGAACTCGGTTCCCATCGTCCACTGGTGGTCACCGACAATGGATTGAAGGATCTGTATCCGGTGCAACGCACGCTGGAGGCGCTGCGATCGGGCGGTGTGGATGCCAAACTGTTCCATGGGGTCAAACCGAATCCGACTGGTTCCAACGTCACAGACGGAGTGGAAGCCTTTCGGGCCGGCGGACACGATCTCATCGTCGCTATCGGCGGCGGCAGTGCGCTTGATGCTGCCAAGGCCATTGCCCTGATGGCTGGCCAGACGATCGAGATGTGGGACCTGGAAGATATCGGGGAGAACTGGAAACGCGCGAACACGTCGCATCTGGTTCTGGTCATTGCCATTCCCACAACAGCTGGAACCGGCTCGGAACTTGGTCGATCATCGGTCATCACCCATGAGGCCGAAATGCGCAAGGTGATCGTGTTTCACCCCAGGATGATGCCGGATGTCGTCATCATGGACCCCGAACTGACGACCGGTCTGCCGGCCCCAATCACCGCTGCGACCGGAATGGATGCGCTCTCCCACGCGCTGGAAGCCTATTGCGCGCCGAGTTTTCACCCCATGGCGGAAGGCGTCGCCCTCAACACCATGCGGATCATCAAGACCTGGTTGCCGGTGGCCACGCTGGAAGGCGGTAATCTTGAGGCGCGGAGCCAGATGCTGGTTGCGTCCGGGATGGGCTGCGTTGCCTTGCAGAAAGGCCTTGGCGCAATTCATGCGCTGGCCCATCCGCTCGGCGCTCTGCACGATGCCCCTCACGGACTTCTCAATGCCGTGCTGATGCCTTATGTGCTGGAATTCAACGCGCCGGCGATCACCCAGAAGCTGGAACTGCTCGGGCGTTTCCTCGATCTACCGAACCCCACGGCAGCAGGGGTGATCGAATGGATCCTCGACTTGCGCGAGACATTGAGTATTCCGAGCACCCTTGCAGGTATCGGACTTGTAGACATAGACATCGACAAGGTCGCGCGTATGGGCGTGGTCGATCCTTGCGCCGGTGGAAACCCCGTACCGCTCGATGAAGCGGGATTGAGGTCAATTCTCACTGCCGCGCAAAATTCACGATCACATCCCTGA
- a CDS encoding PotD/PotF family extracellular solute-binding protein: MKKGTADMSNQLNDMKRRSVLKGMGGMGLAAAGAGFFGTPRGASAAESLNYMCWEGYNSPSILEPFQKTKDATIAIDLITDSAGGFAKLAAGASRDFDLVSSDSPWIQRMGPAGFCRFIDDADFAEQYADFYPQFRAPFEPLQFEGKATGLPTRWGWVGPTVNTKFDKLEAWSSYAPVFDSAYKDKICLLDWGDWPIMPLVLYAGINPYEELDEAALGEVRKVLRAAFKNTRAIVGDLAVAQKGLLDGSFRALIGGGTYCTSSLRLKGHDYIHSIVPEPKDGLKQGIIWMEATGLIDNGTNSEVAADFLKYIVSPEVAKQLAITEATCNLVPNQKAEALFSEEEKKALQMDYMWTAWENSQFHTVAPNIDDMLAIWQEELAAR, from the coding sequence ATGAAAAAAGGAACAGCGGACATGAGCAATCAACTCAATGACATGAAGCGCCGTTCGGTGCTCAAGGGCATGGGCGGCATGGGGCTGGCCGCTGCCGGCGCCGGATTCTTCGGAACACCACGCGGCGCATCGGCTGCCGAAAGCCTCAACTACATGTGCTGGGAGGGCTACAATTCGCCATCCATCCTCGAGCCGTTCCAAAAGACCAAGGACGCGACCATTGCGATCGATCTGATCACCGACTCGGCCGGGGGCTTCGCCAAGCTCGCTGCTGGCGCTTCGCGCGATTTCGATCTCGTATCTTCCGATAGCCCCTGGATCCAGCGCATGGGACCTGCCGGCTTCTGCCGCTTCATTGATGACGCCGATTTCGCCGAGCAATATGCCGATTTCTATCCGCAGTTTCGCGCGCCGTTCGAGCCATTGCAGTTCGAAGGCAAGGCGACCGGTCTTCCAACCCGCTGGGGCTGGGTCGGACCGACGGTCAATACCAAGTTCGACAAGCTGGAAGCATGGTCGAGCTATGCACCGGTTTTCGACAGCGCCTACAAGGACAAGATCTGCCTGCTCGATTGGGGCGACTGGCCGATCATGCCGCTGGTTCTGTATGCCGGTATCAATCCTTATGAGGAACTCGATGAAGCTGCCCTCGGCGAGGTCCGCAAGGTTCTCCGTGCGGCGTTCAAGAACACCCGCGCCATCGTCGGTGACCTCGCGGTGGCCCAGAAAGGCCTGCTTGACGGATCGTTCCGGGCCCTGATCGGTGGCGGCACCTATTGCACCTCCTCCCTGCGGCTCAAGGGCCACGATTATATCCACTCGATCGTACCTGAGCCGAAAGACGGCCTCAAACAGGGCATCATCTGGATGGAAGCCACCGGCCTCATCGACAATGGCACCAACTCAGAGGTCGCTGCCGACTTCCTGAAATATATCGTCTCGCCGGAAGTTGCCAAGCAGTTGGCAATTACCGAGGCAACCTGCAATCTGGTGCCGAACCAGAAGGCGGAAGCGCTGTTCTCCGAAGAGGAAAAGAAGGCGTTGCAGATGGACTACATGTGGACGGCCTGGGAAAACAGCCAGTTCCACACAGTCGCGCCGAACATCGACGACATGCTGGCAATCTGGCAGGAAGAACTCGCTGCCCGCTGA
- a CDS encoding glutamine synthetase translates to MPDSLQTALQEINARSVHVGMVDPEAEFRDKLITADKAVKLGQAGYPFCEVLYFWDIAEKAYRDGAFIDRPAKIFADSVRKYPFAENSALCLADFTGEFGKRSPRNVCMALLAEAADMGFDVYSAFEFEFFVFDETPESLRAKNFRDLTHFAPGNRTYSLQTSALHGELLEGLDETMTTMGIGLDAIHTELGPGCFEAPLTYAKGMKSPDDAMLFKNFAKAYFSRNDLTASFMSKLSPALSGQSGHLHVSLRDSQGNPVFSDPDAPDGLSRTARHFIGGLVQLMPELLAMCASTVNAYKRLVPGAWAPTSSNWGVQNRTAAVRVINDVPEATRLEFRVPSADTNPYLALALCLGAGLHGIRNGIEPAAGSDENFYAAKPAAETAFPRDLGEAAARLDRSAVARDIFGADFVDWFVAARQFEYAEYQKHVSEWEIRRYLGVV, encoded by the coding sequence ATGCCCGATAGTTTGCAAACCGCACTTCAAGAGATCAATGCCCGATCGGTTCACGTCGGCATGGTCGATCCTGAAGCTGAGTTTCGCGACAAGCTGATAACCGCGGACAAGGCAGTGAAACTCGGGCAGGCTGGCTATCCGTTCTGTGAGGTTCTCTATTTCTGGGACATTGCCGAGAAGGCTTACAGGGATGGCGCCTTTATCGATCGTCCGGCGAAAATCTTCGCCGATAGCGTACGAAAATACCCGTTTGCCGAAAACTCCGCCCTGTGCCTCGCCGATTTCACCGGCGAGTTCGGCAAGCGCTCGCCACGCAATGTCTGCATGGCGTTGCTCGCCGAGGCGGCCGACATGGGCTTTGACGTCTATTCTGCCTTCGAGTTCGAATTCTTCGTCTTTGACGAGACGCCGGAAAGCCTGCGGGCCAAGAATTTTCGCGATCTTACCCATTTTGCTCCGGGCAACCGCACTTATTCACTGCAGACCTCTGCGCTTCACGGCGAGTTGCTTGAGGGACTCGATGAAACCATGACGACCATGGGCATTGGGCTGGATGCCATTCACACCGAGCTTGGACCCGGCTGCTTCGAGGCACCCTTGACCTATGCAAAGGGCATGAAGTCGCCTGACGACGCCATGCTCTTCAAGAATTTTGCCAAGGCCTATTTCTCCCGCAACGACCTGACGGCGAGCTTCATGTCTAAGCTCTCTCCGGCACTTTCCGGCCAGTCCGGTCACTTGCACGTTTCCCTGCGCGACAGTCAGGGCAATCCGGTCTTTTCGGATCCTGATGCACCCGATGGTTTGAGCCGCACGGCCAGACATTTTATCGGCGGACTTGTGCAGCTGATGCCGGAGCTGCTGGCCATGTGCGCCTCCACGGTCAATGCCTACAAGCGATTGGTGCCGGGAGCCTGGGCGCCGACCTCGTCCAACTGGGGCGTTCAAAACCGCACTGCCGCAGTCCGCGTCATCAACGATGTACCGGAAGCCACGCGGCTTGAATTTCGTGTTCCTTCGGCGGACACCAATCCCTATCTGGCCTTGGCACTTTGCCTCGGCGCGGGTCTGCACGGCATCCGCAACGGCATCGAGCCTGCCGCCGGCAGTGACGAGAATTTCTATGCAGCAAAACCAGCCGCCGAAACCGCCTTTCCGCGCGATCTCGGCGAAGCAGCGGCGCGGCTCGACCGCAGCGCCGTGGCCCGCGACATCTTCGGGGCCGACTTCGTCGACTGGTTCGTGGCAGCCCGGCAGTTCGAATATGCCGAATATCAGAAGCATGTGAGTGAATGGGAGATCAGACGCTATCTCGGCGTAGTCTGA
- a CDS encoding DUF6880 family protein codes for MAPKKTLNAKNLETLGAPRLAELLIEISTGSAASKRRLRLELAGSQGSAEVAREIRKRLVSIARARSIIKWRKVRTLKKDLETQRMAIVDTLAPEDPAEAFELIWQFLALGDSIFARSDDSSGTLMEIFHQACIDAGAIAKLAGIDGDALADKIFVAVQGNDHGQYDRLITAMVPALGEDGLEQLRTLFVASSEEPQENSVEQDRHVIGRSSKGPVHEDEIYRTDGNLTARIALEQIADALGDVDAYIAQQPKTTRKVPLIAADIANRLLAAGRAEEALMALDEADTQARRDVPFEWHLARVETLEALERGKEAQAYRWMCFEQTLNDQHLRDFLRRLPDFDDMEAEEKAFTYAQAFPDANLALAFFLHWPSLDQAARLVTARQTELNGDLYELMTTAAEALQVKHPLAATILLRSMIDFTLDRARSSRYRHAARHVGECLALAPHIDDFGNGKPHDAYLSRLRYRHGRKHGFWKYID; via the coding sequence ATGGCACCGAAAAAGACATTGAACGCAAAAAACCTTGAGACACTCGGCGCGCCTCGTCTTGCTGAGCTCCTGATTGAGATCAGCACCGGGAGTGCAGCTAGCAAAAGGCGATTGCGTCTCGAGCTTGCCGGAAGCCAGGGCAGCGCCGAGGTCGCGCGTGAAATTCGCAAAAGGCTTGTCAGCATTGCCCGTGCCCGCAGCATCATCAAATGGCGCAAGGTGAGGACGTTGAAGAAGGATCTCGAGACGCAGCGGATGGCGATCGTCGATACTCTTGCCCCCGAAGATCCGGCGGAAGCTTTCGAGCTAATCTGGCAGTTCCTCGCTTTGGGTGATTCCATCTTTGCCCGGTCAGACGATTCCAGCGGCACCCTGATGGAAATATTCCATCAGGCCTGCATCGATGCCGGCGCCATCGCCAAACTGGCCGGTATCGATGGCGATGCGCTTGCCGACAAGATCTTCGTCGCCGTACAGGGCAATGATCATGGCCAATATGACCGGCTGATCACGGCGATGGTGCCTGCGCTTGGCGAGGATGGGCTGGAACAGCTGAGGACTTTGTTTGTGGCGTCATCCGAAGAGCCACAGGAAAACTCAGTTGAGCAGGATCGGCACGTCATCGGGCGGAGCAGCAAAGGTCCGGTTCACGAGGACGAGATCTACCGCACCGATGGGAACTTGACCGCCCGCATTGCCCTGGAGCAAATCGCCGATGCACTTGGCGATGTTGATGCCTATATCGCTCAGCAACCCAAGACCACGCGCAAGGTGCCGTTGATCGCGGCGGATATCGCCAATCGTCTGCTTGCCGCAGGCCGGGCAGAAGAGGCGCTGATGGCCCTGGATGAAGCGGATACGCAGGCCCGGCGCGACGTGCCTTTCGAGTGGCACCTGGCCCGCGTCGAAACGCTCGAGGCTCTGGAGCGTGGCAAGGAGGCGCAGGCCTATCGATGGATGTGCTTCGAGCAAACGCTGAACGACCAGCATCTGCGGGATTTCCTGCGCCGTCTGCCGGACTTCGATGACATGGAGGCCGAGGAAAAGGCGTTCACCTACGCCCAGGCTTTCCCCGACGCTAACCTGGCGCTCGCTTTCTTCTTGCACTGGCCGTCACTCGATCAGGCAGCCAGGCTCGTCACCGCGCGGCAGACCGAGCTCAATGGTGACCTGTATGAATTGATGACGACGGCCGCCGAGGCCCTGCAAGTCAAGCATCCGCTGGCGGCCACCATTTTGTTGCGGTCGATGATCGACTTCACGCTCGATCGCGCCCGATCCAGCCGCTACAGGCATGCGGCGCGGCATGTCGGCGAATGCCTGGCGCTTGCTCCCCATATTGATGATTTCGGCAATGGCAAACCCCACGACGCCTATCTTTCCAGGCTCAGATACAGGCACGGCAGGAAGCACGGCTTCTGGAAATATATCGACTAG
- a CDS encoding ABC transporter permease has product MKTEAKKWNDPVLLAAVAPLAVVMLVFFLVPLVMTVILTFQTTEYYRLNWTWDLRIWTEIFSKPHYWTVMLRTVWMAVVCVVISILIAFPAAYALTTRLKTYNTQIQILIIFAFLTDAVLKTFGWILVLDKHGVANWLLSYLGLGQEAADILFTPTGTMVGMVYNLAVYPMFTIYLSLVRIDRDLVLASYDAGASRVRTFFEVTLPLSRPGLYSGAVLVFVLSLGAFLEPKVLGGGMKPMASELIRQSFETRVNWPLGAALTIVLIAIGALTLAIAAAFVFRSTKATGRAAS; this is encoded by the coding sequence ATGAAGACCGAAGCGAAAAAATGGAACGACCCGGTCCTGCTTGCCGCTGTGGCGCCGCTGGCTGTCGTCATGCTGGTCTTCTTCCTTGTTCCGCTGGTCATGACGGTGATCTTGACGTTCCAGACAACGGAATATTACCGGTTGAACTGGACTTGGGATCTGAGGATATGGACGGAGATTTTTTCCAAGCCGCATTACTGGACAGTGATGCTGCGGACAGTCTGGATGGCCGTGGTCTGTGTGGTGATTTCCATTCTGATCGCCTTCCCGGCAGCCTATGCGCTGACGACACGGTTGAAGACCTACAATACGCAGATCCAGATCCTGATTATTTTCGCCTTCCTGACCGACGCCGTACTGAAGACATTTGGCTGGATCCTCGTGCTCGACAAGCACGGCGTGGCCAATTGGCTGTTGTCCTATCTCGGGCTCGGGCAAGAGGCCGCGGACATTCTCTTCACACCGACGGGAACCATGGTCGGCATGGTCTATAATCTCGCTGTCTATCCGATGTTTACCATCTACTTGTCTCTCGTCCGCATCGACCGCGATCTGGTTCTGGCCTCCTATGACGCCGGCGCCTCCCGTGTCCGCACGTTTTTCGAGGTGACGCTGCCGCTATCGCGCCCAGGGCTTTACTCGGGTGCAGTGCTGGTTTTCGTGCTCAGTCTCGGGGCATTCCTGGAACCCAAGGTGCTGGGTGGCGGCATGAAGCCGATGGCCTCGGAATTGATCCGACAGAGTTTCGAAACGCGGGTCAACTGGCCGCTCGGCGCGGCATTGACGATCGTGCTGATTGCCATTGGTGCGCTGACACTGGCGATTGCAGCAGCCTTCGTGTTTCGCAGCACAAAGGCGACAGGGAGGGCTGCATCATGA